AGGAGAGACGCATCTGTTAAGCTTGACGCAACTGTTAAGCTTGTGTAACTCGACCTAAGCTGATAAATGACTGTAGAGTTAaacaataaagaagaagaattaataATCATATCTGTTATAGATTTATAAAAGAATGGATGAATCTATACATCAAAACATCCTAGTTGGTCGAAACTGATTCCAGATACACTTGCAATAGCTAATCAAACTTTCATCACAATCGAATGAGCGGCTCCCGAGTTATGTACATAACTACAAATAAACTTTCACATTCTTATacaatatatgaataaaataacgTTAGTATCTTTTCTCTGCTGAGTTTCATTCATAAAAACAAAGTCTTAtggaaaacgaaataaaaaagcatttcCGCCAATCAATTTCAttggcaaatagtttttaaaatggattaataaaagtttcaaatgTACTTTTTTTAAGTACCACTTTTCCGTTACAGATATCTGATTACGAAAGTGATTGATGAACGGCAGCTTTTGCCCCTATCTAcatatttatcaaaattattagGTATAAAAGCGCTCACCAGACAGAGCAGAACCATTAGTTCTACTATAACTGTTTAAAGAGTATCAACATGAAAATCGCTTTGAGTTTGTTCTGTGTGCTGGCGCTCTTCGGTGCTATTCAGGTAAATAAACCACAAACTATCTACAAATTTAAGAGTACTTCCAAGTGCGGTAAGCGCTGCCTATAATCCATATAACTTTTTGTAACCAATATGCAAACTGCAAATTCACCTATctctattattattaattgtaaAGTTCTAcactattattaaataaatattttttctgctcCTACAGGCAAAATTAATCGCACTTCCCTATTTAATGTATACCCTTCCTAATGCAACCACTTCGGAAGCGGTTAACAATACGGACGCGAAATCTTTGTGCCTGCAAACTTATCTGCCTTTACTTTCCGACTACTCCGCGCTCTTTACGGCTACTTCTCGTCAGTTAGTCGACTGCCTCAGTGATGGACATGAACAAACCCAGTGCGTACAAAAATATCAACGAATTTTTGCAGACATCGAAGCCAATTCCACagctatttctgaaaaaatggctGAATGCTTGAAGGCAGATTCCACATCTACTTCCAGTTCTGATGCTGCTGTAAAGTCTAAttgattgaaaatattaaaatttattgtatgcTTAAAAGTCATTAAAATCCAGTGAATAAAAACACTAATTTTTggtaagaaattattaaaatatttttgaattttttttcgtactttgcgataaacatttttttataaaattaaaaaaaaactcaaaaatatccAAACAAGATTCCAAatcaaattgttgttttttttttggaaaaatcttttccaacaacaaaaaataaagtttcagCTTTTCCCTTTTTATAATAGTTTCACTATatctcggcaatcactctttTGCACAATTTATGCTACTCTATGGTAGAGTATCTTCACATGTTTTGccccatttatatatattttcgatTAACTGTCAATAACTTTTTTCGACAATTTCAatcttttttgctatttttgaacTTGACCAAGCGAGATTTACTACAAGTCctcgtatttttgtttttagttcttGTAATCAATCAATCGTGCGCTGATAAACGGTGGAACTTAAAACGAATTAACTGTAGGCACACGCGCACAGTTTTCGAGTGAACAATAAACGATAAAAATCCTCGCATTACTCAAttctaacaaaaataaaaaaaagtgaagctCAGCGTaaaaatacagggtggtccatttatttgaaatttaatttaattatctaaatatttttttgtggaaagaGAGCACCTTGGCACTAAACATGGAATGCAGTCATGCGATTTCCACAGCGGATTTTGCCAGTTGCctattttttcaatacaattaTTTCGTACATATTAACGTGTTTTGGCACTGATCTCACTTATGGTAGCtccgaatttttgttttaacttttcatTCATCTTTGGATTAGGATACCAAAAAATAGTCTTCTTAAAATTGAATCATAGATTACAGGCGACCAATTGACATCATCGCTTCAGgtgataatttcatttttgattttaatgttttcgaattttttctatAGAAAAGTGACCCGTTTTGTAATTCTCTGATCAtaaaccaaatttcaaaagacttcagaggtgttattttcgctatcaaaatcaaaaaaatcgatggtTTAAATTTGCAAGTCCAGATAGCTCCCCCTGTACTACATTAAAAAATTCCACGAGTTATCaatttataataacaaacaatTTCGCAGTTACTTATGTCTTTTAATGAAGTAcatttatgtttatatatatgtcGATATGCAATTATACTTGATTTGACAACCGTTCGACAAATTAGCAGATCGTCTGTAATAAAAGTGATAAAAACTTCCTTCATGAAACAGAGCACTACATTtgagaattaaaaattacaacttATTCAAGGTTTGAATCTTCGGTGGTGATGTTAGTCCGGGaaccaggggtcgattttggactgcgtttttataccgttaaattcttgactatacttgtgatttagctttcattaTTAACGAATGTGAAcatcagctggcgcacccgcggtgggtgtgattgtgggaggggacgaaacgtgtcgaaaaaatgtctaccaactcatttaataccagctgaaattttttttgtgtattgctgacttttagtataataaaaaaatatagtcagctgc
The sequence above is drawn from the Anastrepha obliqua isolate idAnaObli1 chromosome 4, idAnaObli1_1.0, whole genome shotgun sequence genome and encodes:
- the LOC129244129 gene encoding uncharacterized protein LOC129244129, whose amino-acid sequence is MKIALSLFCVLALFGAIQAKLIALPYLMYTLPNATTSEAVNNTDAKSLCLQTYLPLLSDYSALFTATSRQLVDCLSDGHEQTQCVQKYQRIFADIEANSTAISEKMAECLKADSTSTSSSDAAVKSN